A region from the Streptomyces lydicus genome encodes:
- a CDS encoding winged helix-turn-helix transcriptional regulator: MATTGLPHTAQDDLSGVTKTLDLLAPRWSVWVLMTLAAKPLRYAEIKPRLPWLRDGQLHPRLRQLTNAGVVERTEYGPRHVTYRLTRRGAELMPVLAAIASWGDTHLEKRLVTNKTTGAKEPERIAPAQNIDDTLALIARMHAAPILWSLHSRGSANPKALTTEAMPGYGLTAVYHPLGRLVEDGLVTATGSGNFQLSASGQALAPVFQAISAWAAPAAESGARPVRAQGPAPSQNRSGPWATNPTRRPAPPVPAVRSAGPALATTPPDGPAWKSGDLFSHQIPARPITPAGGPRR; the protein is encoded by the coding sequence TTGGCCACCACCGGTCTGCCCCACACCGCCCAAGACGACCTCTCGGGCGTCACCAAGACGCTGGATCTGCTCGCCCCGCGCTGGAGCGTGTGGGTGCTGATGACCCTCGCTGCGAAGCCGCTGCGCTATGCCGAGATCAAGCCGAGGCTGCCGTGGCTGCGCGACGGCCAACTCCACCCCCGGCTGCGCCAGCTGACCAACGCCGGCGTGGTCGAACGCACGGAGTACGGCCCGCGTCATGTCACCTACCGACTCACCCGGCGCGGTGCCGAACTGATGCCCGTCCTGGCCGCGATCGCGTCGTGGGGCGACACCCACCTGGAGAAGCGACTCGTCACCAACAAGACCACCGGCGCGAAGGAACCCGAGCGGATCGCCCCGGCCCAGAACATCGACGACACCCTGGCTCTAATTGCCCGGATGCATGCCGCCCCGATCCTGTGGTCTCTGCATAGCCGGGGCAGCGCGAACCCCAAGGCGCTGACCACTGAGGCGATGCCCGGCTACGGGCTGACGGCCGTCTACCATCCGCTGGGCCGCCTGGTCGAAGACGGCCTCGTCACGGCCACCGGCAGCGGCAACTTCCAGCTGTCCGCCAGCGGCCAGGCCCTCGCCCCCGTCTTCCAGGCGATCTCCGCATGGGCCGCCCCGGCTGCCGAGTCCGGCGCGCGGCCGGTTCGGGCGCAGGGCCCCGCCCCGTCACAGAACCGTTCCGGCCCCTGGGCGACTAACCCGACCCGCCGTCCGGCTCCTCCCGTACCCGCCGTACGGTCCGCCGGCCCAGCCCTTGCCACCACGCCCCCGGACGGGCCTGCGTGGAAGTCGGGCGACCTCTTCTCCCACCAGATACCGGCCCGCCCCATCACCCCGGCAGGGGGGCCGCGCCGATGA
- a CDS encoding SCO6881 family protein: MGFCDFPLADKLCTVDKAVDFATDPGKAIGEWLAKSAGELAATAADLASKAVNTTTKVDLNAGWFRDQYEVLLPIGLIILVGTFCAQLVRAAVKRDGQALSQAFTGTMSGVLFAFCAIAMTTVAIEVVDALSNGLFAASHLSVEAAVRRIVKVSEIGALSGLGWLVAVVAGLGAAVGAFLYWCVMMVRKVGILVMVALAVFAGAGGGWEVARRWRRGWIEATATLVVSKLLMTIVFVLGVAAMGRTEAKDGLGALADVMAGIVIMVLVLLCPYATFKFAHWAAEGTDGESIHRAGGAGAQLAKQHAEKATRKAAAAATGGAAAGAGAAPQGPDAAGGGGFPGDIAANPTGGSSGKDSQGPQGSSGSDGLKNGLEKAVQPPPTSPRDDTSGQAGGAPGQGDSSGSPSSGSDFMSQPGSGASAPPPQGAPPAPTSAGTSPGTGAPPPPPTGL; the protein is encoded by the coding sequence GTGGGTTTCTGCGACTTCCCCCTCGCTGACAAACTCTGCACAGTCGACAAAGCCGTCGACTTCGCCACCGATCCCGGCAAAGCCATCGGCGAATGGCTGGCCAAGAGCGCCGGCGAACTCGCCGCCACGGCAGCCGACCTGGCCTCTAAGGCCGTTAACACCACCACCAAGGTCGATCTCAACGCGGGCTGGTTCCGCGACCAATACGAGGTACTGCTGCCGATCGGCCTGATCATCCTGGTCGGGACGTTCTGCGCGCAGCTCGTCCGGGCCGCCGTCAAACGAGACGGCCAGGCGTTGTCCCAGGCGTTCACCGGCACCATGTCGGGCGTCTTGTTCGCGTTCTGCGCCATCGCCATGACGACGGTCGCGATCGAGGTCGTCGACGCGTTGTCCAACGGTCTGTTCGCCGCCTCGCACCTGTCCGTCGAAGCAGCCGTGCGCCGCATCGTGAAGGTCTCCGAGATCGGTGCGTTGTCCGGGCTGGGCTGGCTGGTCGCGGTGGTCGCCGGGCTCGGCGCCGCCGTCGGAGCCTTCCTCTACTGGTGCGTCATGATGGTCAGAAAGGTGGGCATTCTGGTCATGGTCGCCCTCGCTGTTTTCGCGGGGGCGGGCGGTGGCTGGGAGGTCGCCCGGCGCTGGCGGCGCGGCTGGATCGAGGCCACCGCGACTTTGGTCGTCTCGAAGTTGTTGATGACCATCGTCTTCGTGCTCGGCGTCGCCGCCATGGGCAGGACCGAGGCCAAGGACGGCCTCGGGGCGCTCGCCGACGTGATGGCGGGCATCGTGATCATGGTGCTGGTTCTGCTCTGCCCGTACGCGACGTTCAAGTTTGCGCACTGGGCGGCCGAGGGCACGGACGGAGAATCGATCCACCGCGCCGGAGGCGCCGGCGCCCAGCTCGCCAAGCAGCACGCCGAGAAGGCCACCCGCAAGGCTGCCGCCGCCGCGACCGGCGGCGCGGCAGCCGGAGCGGGCGCAGCCCCACAAGGCCCCGACGCCGCCGGAGGCGGCGGCTTCCCCGGCGACATTGCCGCCAATCCCACCGGGGGCAGCAGCGGCAAGGACAGCCAAGGACCGCAGGGTTCCTCCGGGAGCGACGGGCTCAAGAACGGCCTGGAGAAGGCCGTCCAGCCTCCGCCCACCAGCCCGCGTGATGACACCAGCGGTCAGGCAGGCGGCGCACCCGGACAGGGCGACAGCTCAGGATCACCGTCCAGCGGCAGCGACTTCATGTCACAGCCCGGCAGCGGCGCCTCCGCGCCCCCGCCGCAGGGCGCCCCACCAGCACCGACCTCGGCCGGCACCTCCCCCGGGACCGGCGCGCCGCCGCCACCGCCCACCGGCCTGTAG
- a CDS encoding ATP-grasp domain-containing protein: MEAHTYRGTCLANVAAHYDVVLISGAAPTWEKEILLDYEIADPTDQAALTEAGRALAERHDLAGVMTWTEWYLVPVARLARQLGLPTTAPEVLQGCRNKHTSRSLFARHGVPSATSVSVRAEREAADAARRIGYPVVLKPAAHAASMGVVRVDTAGELPAAYAFAAQAAGHGVENTQVLVEEYLDGPEVSVECVTHQGQTSVVAVTRKTVGCAPYFEELAHVVDATDPMLATVAPAAVAAIDALGISDGVSHVEIRVVDGRARLVEVNARIAGDMISHLVHLATGVDLARAASDIACGQAPDLTPTRSQAAAIRLIYPAYSGTLTERRLDGDFPWLERVTFQREVGDPLVLPPHGDMFSARIGYLITTGSSAAAAQARSTEAYRHLTVQITPA, from the coding sequence ATGGAGGCCCACACGTATCGCGGAACATGCCTTGCGAACGTCGCCGCCCACTACGACGTCGTCTTGATCTCCGGCGCCGCGCCGACCTGGGAGAAGGAGATCCTCCTCGACTACGAAATCGCCGATCCCACCGATCAGGCGGCGCTGACCGAGGCCGGACGCGCACTGGCCGAGCGGCACGACCTGGCCGGCGTGATGACGTGGACCGAGTGGTACCTCGTCCCCGTCGCCCGCCTGGCCCGCCAGCTCGGCCTGCCCACCACCGCCCCCGAGGTGCTCCAGGGCTGCCGCAACAAGCACACGAGCCGCAGCCTGTTCGCCCGCCACGGGGTGCCCTCCGCCACATCCGTGAGTGTGCGCGCCGAGCGTGAGGCGGCGGATGCCGCCCGGCGCATCGGCTACCCCGTCGTCCTCAAGCCCGCCGCGCATGCCGCGAGCATGGGCGTCGTCCGCGTCGACACCGCCGGTGAACTGCCCGCGGCGTACGCCTTCGCCGCGCAGGCCGCCGGCCACGGAGTGGAGAACACCCAGGTCCTGGTCGAGGAGTACCTCGACGGTCCGGAAGTGAGCGTCGAATGCGTCACCCACCAGGGGCAGACCTCGGTGGTCGCCGTCACCCGCAAGACCGTCGGCTGCGCGCCGTACTTCGAGGAGCTGGCTCACGTGGTCGATGCGACTGACCCGATGCTCGCCACCGTGGCCCCGGCCGCCGTCGCGGCCATTGACGCCCTGGGCATCAGCGACGGCGTCAGCCACGTCGAGATCCGCGTGGTCGACGGCCGTGCCCGCCTCGTCGAGGTCAACGCGCGGATCGCCGGCGACATGATCAGCCACCTGGTCCACCTGGCCACCGGCGTCGACCTGGCCCGCGCCGCTTCCGATATCGCCTGCGGACAGGCACCCGACCTCACACCGACGCGCAGTCAGGCAGCGGCGATCCGGCTGATCTACCCCGCCTACTCCGGCACCCTCACCGAGCGCCGCCTCGACGGGGACTTCCCCTGGCTTGAGCGCGTGACCTTCCAGCGGGAGGTCGGCGACCCCCTCGTCCTTCCGCCGCACGGCGACATGTTCAGCGCACGCATCGGCTACCTCATCACCACCGGCTCCAGCGCCGCAGCGGCGCAGGCCCGCTCCACCGAGGCGTACCGGCACCTGACCGTCCAGATCACCCCCGCCTAG
- a CDS encoding MFS transporter: MRSHAGPRRDHRPVPTLLRGIYLPRSTDAAAFAMTTYGIPLLVLATTNSAALSGLAFALEWVPRLAAFAFAGALVDRHGTTTVLRYASAARALIVLAAASILPTQEQGLGATVTVMLLAASTGILTECSYIAAETAGGVAGREAGDRAHRVQSVLLGIDQVATLSGPALAGVLLQWTGVAGMLTVIAVFSLLTSVLAPRQCHRAKPPRQPVAQGLLTGWSTLRSLPALGWLVTGLTVSNLAVGLLQAAAPVIIVKQLGHSTADVGFTWSVAAVASLVAVALCRRAIDRFGLWPVGALSASIAATACLSIPFAVTYATYLALIAVLMAGEGGMTIVLRTLRSRLIPADTFGATLSLTILLLLLPFPLAGALVATVPPAQLGHVITLCAAVQALGLFATFARLRATPGLRASFA, translated from the coding sequence GTGAGATCCCATGCCGGGCCCCGGCGTGACCACCGGCCGGTACCCACCCTGCTGCGCGGCATCTACCTGCCACGCAGCACGGACGCCGCCGCGTTCGCCATGACGACCTACGGCATCCCGCTGCTGGTGCTGGCCACCACCAACTCCGCGGCTCTGAGCGGACTCGCCTTCGCGCTCGAATGGGTTCCACGCCTTGCCGCGTTCGCCTTCGCCGGCGCGCTGGTCGACCGCCACGGCACCACCACCGTCCTGCGCTACGCCTCCGCCGCCAGGGCCCTGATCGTCCTGGCCGCCGCATCGATCCTGCCGACGCAGGAACAGGGCCTCGGCGCGACGGTCACCGTCATGCTGCTCGCCGCGTCCACCGGGATCCTCACCGAGTGCTCGTACATCGCGGCCGAGACTGCGGGCGGCGTCGCCGGCCGTGAGGCCGGCGACCGCGCCCACCGCGTGCAGTCCGTGCTCCTCGGCATCGACCAGGTCGCCACCCTGTCCGGCCCCGCACTCGCCGGCGTACTGCTGCAGTGGACCGGCGTCGCCGGGATGCTGACGGTGATCGCCGTCTTCTCGTTGCTCACCAGCGTCCTGGCCCCGCGCCAGTGCCACCGGGCCAAGCCCCCACGACAGCCGGTCGCTCAGGGTCTGCTCACCGGCTGGTCGACCCTGCGCTCGCTACCGGCCCTGGGCTGGCTGGTGACCGGACTGACCGTCTCCAACCTCGCCGTCGGCCTGCTGCAAGCCGCCGCCCCGGTCATCATCGTCAAACAGCTCGGACACTCCACGGCCGATGTCGGATTCACCTGGTCGGTCGCCGCCGTCGCATCCCTCGTCGCGGTCGCTCTGTGCCGCCGGGCCATCGACCGCTTCGGACTGTGGCCGGTCGGGGCCCTGTCCGCCTCGATCGCCGCCACCGCGTGCCTGTCCATCCCCTTCGCCGTCACCTACGCCACCTATCTCGCCTTGATCGCCGTGCTCATGGCCGGTGAGGGCGGCATGACCATCGTGCTGCGGACCCTGCGCTCCCGCCTCATCCCCGCGGACACGTTCGGCGCCACCCTGTCGCTGACCATCCTGCTGCTCCTGCTGCCCTTCCCCCTCGCCGGTGCCCTCGTCGCCACCGTGCCGCCCGCTCAGCTCGGCCACGTCATCACCCTCTGTGCCGCGGTGCAGGCCCTGGGCCTCTTCGCCACCTTCGCCCGGCTGCGCGCCACCCCCGGCCTGCGCGCCTCCTTCGCCTGA
- a CDS encoding DNA-methyltransferase yields MPFSLHQGDALGVLAGLPDGCVDSVITDPPYNSGGRTAKERTSRSARQKYTSADAGHELPDFTGENMDQRSYGFWLTQTMTEALRLTKVGGTALIFTDWRQLPITTDALQAAGWLWRGVLAWHKPQARPQKGRFTQNCEFIVWASNGPIDASRNPVYLPGLYSASQPSGKARQHITQKPVSVMRELVQIAPPGGTVLDFTCGSGSTGVAALLEGRDFIGIEKTKHYAEIATDRLTETQEQTLTQDDLTLAS; encoded by the coding sequence TTGCCTTTTTCCCTGCATCAGGGCGACGCGCTCGGCGTCCTCGCCGGCCTGCCGGACGGCTGTGTCGACTCCGTCATCACAGACCCCCCGTATAACAGTGGCGGGCGGACAGCCAAGGAGCGCACCTCCCGCAGCGCACGACAGAAGTACACCTCCGCCGACGCCGGACATGAGCTGCCGGACTTCACCGGCGAGAACATGGACCAGAGGAGCTACGGCTTCTGGCTGACCCAGACCATGACCGAGGCACTTCGGCTCACCAAGGTCGGCGGCACCGCGCTGATCTTCACCGACTGGCGTCAGCTGCCGATCACCACGGACGCTCTCCAGGCCGCCGGCTGGCTGTGGCGCGGCGTGCTCGCCTGGCACAAGCCCCAGGCCAGGCCACAGAAGGGGCGCTTCACGCAGAACTGCGAATTCATCGTCTGGGCCAGCAACGGGCCGATCGACGCCTCCCGGAACCCGGTCTACCTGCCCGGCCTCTACAGCGCCTCGCAGCCCAGCGGCAAGGCGCGCCAGCACATCACGCAGAAGCCGGTCTCCGTCATGCGTGAGCTGGTCCAGATCGCCCCGCCGGGCGGGACCGTGCTCGACTTCACCTGCGGCTCCGGCTCGACGGGCGTCGCCGCGCTGCTGGAAGGCCGAGATTTCATCGGTATCGAGAAGACCAAGCACTACGCCGAGATCGCCACCGACCGGCTCACCGAAACCCAGGAACAGACGCTCACACAGGACGATTTGACCCTCGCGTCCTGA
- a CDS encoding DUF6112 family protein — MPIPLADRAAVFLAYNPGISPKGGGLPGLSVLKNVVGSINLFGIIAVVGALAVSLGVWAWGHHTGGHQAEANGKKGAVVAAGAALGLGAANGVVAFFSALGSQVR, encoded by the coding sequence ATGCCCATACCTCTCGCAGATCGCGCTGCCGTCTTCCTCGCCTACAACCCAGGCATCTCCCCCAAGGGCGGTGGCCTGCCCGGACTGAGCGTGCTGAAGAACGTCGTCGGCTCGATCAACTTGTTCGGGATCATCGCCGTTGTCGGTGCCCTGGCCGTTTCCCTCGGTGTGTGGGCCTGGGGCCACCACACCGGTGGTCACCAGGCAGAGGCGAACGGCAAGAAGGGCGCGGTCGTCGCGGCCGGTGCCGCGCTCGGCCTCGGCGCCGCGAACGGCGTCGTCGCGTTCTTCTCGGCCCTGGGGTCGCAGGTCCGTTGA
- a CDS encoding SH3 domain-containing protein, with protein MRLSRIAAVAAVTAAIALPAVTAPAASAAAPAVASDSCHKTDPYKVHHASAVTIRSKASSKSTALGVLYRSHKFTVHKATKYGEWVYITDKTTGAKGWVSGTYVYPVVYTCLH; from the coding sequence TTGCGCCTCTCCCGCATTGCCGCTGTCGCAGCTGTAACCGCGGCTATCGCCCTGCCTGCCGTCACTGCTCCGGCCGCCAGCGCCGCAGCCCCGGCCGTTGCCTCCGACTCCTGCCACAAGACGGACCCGTACAAGGTGCACCACGCCAGCGCCGTCACCATCCGATCGAAGGCATCGTCGAAGTCCACCGCGCTCGGTGTTCTGTACCGCAGTCACAAGTTCACCGTCCACAAGGCCACGAAGTATGGCGAGTGGGTGTACATCACGGACAAGACCACCGGAGCAAAGGGCTGGGTTTCCGGGACCTACGTCTACCCGGTCGTCTACACCTGCCTGCACTAA
- a CDS encoding DUF3631 domain-containing protein → MKQFPTLIDQVAAAVLAPAEDTENPHHRAILDVAVEIQELDRQLAELSAADLPAVSAAERLDTLTDLLVERMAAGVELNALLSASCSRAAAGEPEVPGVYDPAEDEEPDFDPDVDDYEDFDGFEDLEGLEDIEDLPEEACEEFLSCPSRPQTIIHACLDAFDALGAVDYVSTTELVSSVRELPGEAEERWRYADLTPIRLALLLRPYGVQPRKPRAADGSRYRAYRRSDLLAARPNCSC, encoded by the coding sequence TTGAAGCAGTTCCCCACCCTGATCGACCAGGTCGCCGCCGCCGTCCTGGCGCCGGCCGAGGACACCGAGAACCCGCACCACCGCGCCATCCTCGACGTGGCCGTCGAGATCCAGGAACTCGACCGGCAGCTCGCCGAGCTGTCCGCCGCCGATCTTCCCGCTGTCAGTGCCGCCGAGCGGCTGGACACGCTGACCGACCTGCTGGTCGAACGGATGGCAGCGGGTGTCGAGTTGAACGCCCTGCTGTCCGCCTCCTGCAGCCGTGCCGCCGCAGGTGAGCCCGAAGTGCCGGGCGTGTACGACCCAGCGGAGGACGAGGAGCCCGACTTCGACCCTGATGTCGACGACTACGAGGACTTCGACGGCTTCGAAGATCTGGAGGGCCTGGAGGACATCGAAGACCTCCCGGAGGAGGCGTGCGAGGAATTCCTGTCCTGCCCGAGCCGCCCGCAGACGATCATCCACGCCTGCCTTGACGCCTTCGACGCCCTGGGCGCAGTGGACTACGTCAGCACTACGGAACTGGTCTCAAGCGTGCGCGAACTGCCGGGCGAGGCCGAGGAGCGCTGGCGCTACGCCGACCTCACCCCGATCCGACTCGCCCTGCTCCTACGCCCCTACGGAGTCCAGCCCCGTAAGCCGCGTGCCGCCGACGGCAGCCGCTACCGCGCCTACCGGCGCAGCGACCTGCTGGCCGCCCGCCCGAACTGCTCCTGCTGA
- a CDS encoding DUF4913 domain-containing protein: protein MDRSAEQARQIDSLSSAPAPENSPFGAFGMPGFAGLPPQAAPPEPRPILELEGEEYEDELDALSDWVDDFLVRVYGAEVTTAAPWCEQWQEHADVVAWLHALWLAYQQHKDAEAGLSGLFVWHRDFLTHAMATIRAAGGPLSACMTDPDRPAHRLLPGPPPSNRTATSAKENSEEDGEPGQAVG, encoded by the coding sequence CTGGACCGGTCCGCAGAGCAGGCCCGACAGATCGACAGCCTCTCTTCCGCACCTGCGCCTGAGAACTCACCGTTCGGTGCCTTCGGCATGCCAGGATTCGCGGGACTGCCGCCGCAGGCCGCCCCACCCGAGCCCCGACCGATCCTTGAGCTGGAGGGCGAGGAGTACGAGGACGAGCTTGACGCGTTGTCCGACTGGGTCGATGACTTTCTCGTCCGGGTCTACGGGGCGGAGGTCACGACCGCGGCGCCGTGGTGTGAGCAGTGGCAGGAGCACGCCGATGTCGTTGCCTGGCTGCACGCCCTGTGGCTGGCCTACCAGCAGCACAAGGACGCCGAAGCCGGACTGTCCGGGCTGTTCGTCTGGCACCGGGACTTCCTCACCCATGCCATGGCCACCATCCGGGCTGCCGGCGGACCGCTGTCGGCGTGCATGACGGATCCGGACCGGCCCGCCCACCGCCTGCTGCCCGGCCCGCCGCCCTCGAACCGGACCGCCACCTCCGCCAAGGAGAATTCCGAAGAGGACGGCGAGCCAGGCCAGGCCGTCGGATGA
- a CDS encoding C40 family peptidase — protein MKGIAACIGVVVLSPFLLAGTSLMMASSSEAAATSLSGCLTGNTDEVTSNVAKILDGADGKHVRIQGLVLPAEQVPNAQTIVATGLSLDVPAKGQIIALATAMQESRLRNLNYGDRDSLGLFQQRPSQGWGTAQQIRDPVHASERFYKALLKIDGWQQMKVTQAAQAVQKSGKPDAYAQWEDLSTALQKAIAKTFPNAGKNASAKDHGKKSVASGTGCVPDKDGTSFGRIPEGKVPKGYKIPKGTDPKARKAIEWAMRQLGTPYQWGGSCTDAHGPDPMGRCDCSSLMEQAYAHAGVKLTRTTYTQVGEGKAVSAKHLKPGDLIFSRGSAARPEHVGMALGEGLVIEAPRTSKPVRITPIKDWDVLAVRRVL, from the coding sequence TTGAAGGGCATAGCCGCCTGCATCGGCGTCGTCGTCCTCTCTCCGTTCCTGCTCGCCGGCACCTCCCTGATGATGGCGTCCTCCAGCGAAGCCGCCGCCACGTCCCTCAGCGGATGCCTGACCGGCAACACCGACGAGGTGACCAGCAACGTCGCCAAGATCCTTGACGGCGCTGACGGCAAGCACGTCCGCATCCAGGGCCTCGTCCTGCCGGCCGAGCAAGTCCCCAACGCTCAGACCATCGTGGCCACCGGCCTCAGCCTCGACGTGCCCGCCAAGGGGCAGATCATCGCGCTGGCCACCGCGATGCAGGAGTCACGGCTGCGCAACCTCAATTACGGCGACCGCGACAGCCTCGGCCTCTTCCAACAGCGCCCGTCCCAGGGCTGGGGTACCGCGCAGCAGATCCGTGACCCGGTCCACGCGAGCGAGCGCTTCTACAAGGCCCTGCTCAAGATCGACGGCTGGCAGCAGATGAAGGTCACCCAAGCCGCCCAGGCCGTCCAGAAGTCGGGCAAGCCCGACGCATACGCGCAATGGGAGGACCTCTCCACCGCGTTGCAGAAGGCCATCGCCAAGACGTTCCCGAACGCCGGCAAGAACGCGTCCGCCAAGGACCACGGCAAGAAGTCCGTAGCCAGCGGCACAGGGTGTGTGCCGGACAAGGACGGCACCTCCTTCGGGCGGATCCCCGAGGGCAAGGTCCCGAAGGGCTACAAGATCCCCAAGGGCACGGACCCCAAGGCCCGCAAGGCCATCGAGTGGGCGATGCGCCAGCTCGGCACGCCCTACCAGTGGGGCGGGTCCTGCACCGACGCCCACGGCCCCGACCCGATGGGTCGCTGCGACTGCAGCTCGCTGATGGAGCAGGCGTACGCCCACGCGGGCGTCAAGCTCACCCGCACCACCTACACGCAGGTGGGCGAGGGCAAGGCCGTCTCGGCGAAGCACCTGAAGCCCGGTGACCTGATCTTTAGCCGCGGCAGCGCCGCCCGGCCCGAGCACGTCGGCATGGCGCTGGGCGAGGGCCTCGTGATCGAGGCGCCGCGCACATCGAAACCGGTCCGGATCACCCCGATCAAGGACTGGGACGTCCTCGCCGTCCGCCGCGTCCTCTGA
- a CDS encoding GNAT family N-acetyltransferase: MTAADWDLVAGFHARCSEQNLLRRWGRTHLTPRDLTRLLTQSECWIGFDADERPLALVCVGPVSGEPGVADLGLQVADDRHRQGIGTALALQAAGIARTRGAHTLTAYTQASNAPMLRLTECLGPVQRTREGPYVEVRVALDALVSDPRPSTEAASP, translated from the coding sequence GTGACGGCGGCGGATTGGGACCTGGTCGCCGGCTTCCATGCCCGGTGTTCCGAACAGAACCTGTTGCGCCGCTGGGGGCGAACCCACCTCACGCCCCGTGACCTGACACGGCTTCTCACCCAGTCCGAATGCTGGATCGGGTTCGACGCAGACGAGCGCCCCCTGGCCCTCGTCTGCGTCGGCCCCGTCAGCGGGGAGCCCGGCGTCGCCGACCTCGGACTGCAAGTCGCCGACGACCGCCACCGTCAGGGCATCGGAACAGCCCTGGCCCTGCAGGCGGCCGGGATCGCTCGCACACGCGGAGCACACACCCTCACCGCGTACACGCAGGCATCCAATGCCCCGATGCTCCGTCTCACGGAGTGTCTGGGGCCTGTGCAGCGCACCCGCGAAGGCCCGTACGTCGAGGTCCGCGTCGCATTGGACGCCCTCGTTTCCGACCCCCGCCCGTCTACCGAAGCCGCTTCGCCTTGA